A single region of the uncultured Draconibacterium sp. genome encodes:
- the rpsL gene encoding 30S ribosomal protein S12, with protein sequence MPTIQQLVRKGRQTKVEKSKSPALDSCPQRRGVCVRVYTTTPKKPNSAMRKVARVRLTNGKEVNAYIPGEGHNLQEHSIVLVRGGRVKDLPGVRYHLIRGALDTAGVEGRLQRRSKYGAKRPKK encoded by the coding sequence ATGCCAACTATTCAACAGTTAGTTAGAAAAGGAAGACAAACTAAAGTTGAGAAAAGTAAATCTCCGGCTTTAGATTCATGCCCACAACGTCGTGGAGTATGTGTTCGTGTTTATACCACTACGCCAAAGAAACCAAACTCGGCAATGCGTAAAGTTGCAAGGGTAAGGTTAACCAATGGTAAAGAGGTGAATGCTTACATTCCTGGTGAAGGCCACAACCTTCAGGAGCACTCAATCGTGCTTGTTCGCGGAGGTAGAGTAAAAGACCTTCCGGGTGTACGTTATCACTTAATTCGCGGTGCGCTGGATACTGCGGGTGTTGAAGGACGTTTACAACGTCGTTCGAAATATGGTGCGAAAAGACCGAAAAAATAA
- a CDS encoding HlyD family efflux transporter periplasmic adaptor subunit — MADDKKIELRSGEVQEILGGVPSRIVRYGILVFVAIFSLIIIFSFIFYYPDILRSNIVVTTENPPATLVARATGKIERLLVEDKDHVTAGQTIALIENPADYTDVLELEQMISTVQPAFDTLNFTVSQRFNKSLQLGAVQEYYSQFLTRYEELNEFDQRNYYLLKEESYKEQLKNARILYDRLWEQKVAIDKEYQIKQRNYERQKKLLAGEVVSSTVLEQAESEMLSKKSELDGIRSTLAERQMGMSELDQKIIENEKEYRDFKIQYESALIEAFNNLKSQASDWFLTYVLRSPIDGVVTFNKFYAENQNITEGDRVLTIVPEDVGEVIGKVELPVRGSGKVKEGLDVNVKFDNYPYMEYGLVRGRVKSVSLVPEDSFYMVEITFPNGLVTNYDNKLQMQSQLMGQAEIITEDLRLIQRIFNPLKSLWKERIKQQ; from the coding sequence ATGGCTGATGACAAAAAAATAGAGTTACGTTCCGGCGAAGTGCAGGAAATACTTGGCGGAGTTCCGTCGCGCATTGTGCGGTATGGAATTCTTGTGTTCGTGGCTATTTTTTCACTGATCATTATTTTTAGCTTTATATTTTATTACCCTGATATTTTACGTTCGAATATTGTGGTTACCACCGAAAATCCGCCGGCGACATTGGTTGCACGTGCAACCGGAAAAATCGAGAGGTTGCTGGTGGAAGATAAAGATCATGTAACAGCAGGGCAAACGATCGCTTTAATTGAAAATCCGGCAGATTATACCGATGTGCTGGAATTGGAGCAGATGATAAGTACTGTTCAGCCGGCTTTTGATACACTAAACTTCACTGTTTCGCAACGCTTTAATAAAAGTCTGCAACTGGGGGCAGTGCAAGAGTATTATTCGCAGTTTTTAACCCGATACGAGGAGTTAAATGAATTCGATCAACGTAATTATTATCTATTGAAAGAGGAATCGTATAAGGAGCAGTTAAAAAATGCCCGGATTCTATACGACCGCCTTTGGGAGCAAAAAGTGGCCATCGATAAAGAATACCAGATTAAACAACGGAATTACGAACGCCAGAAAAAACTACTGGCCGGCGAGGTTGTTTCGTCCACAGTTTTGGAACAAGCTGAATCGGAAATGTTGAGTAAAAAATCGGAACTCGATGGTATTCGATCCACATTGGCTGAGAGACAGATGGGTATGAGCGAACTGGATCAGAAAATTATTGAAAACGAAAAAGAATACCGCGATTTTAAAATTCAATACGAATCGGCCCTGATTGAGGCTTTTAATAATTTGAAAAGTCAGGCAAGCGATTGGTTTCTTACTTATGTATTGCGGTCGCCAATTGATGGGGTGGTTACTTTTAATAAGTTTTATGCCGAAAATCAGAATATTACCGAGGGTGACCGTGTTTTAACTATCGTGCCCGAAGATGTTGGTGAGGTAATTGGAAAGGTAGAGTTACCTGTTCGAGGATCGGGAAAAGTAAAAGAAGGGTTGGATGTAAATGTAAAATTCGATAATTACCCGTACATGGAATATGGTTTGGTGCGTGGTAGGGTTAAAAGTGTTTCACTGGTGCCCGAAGATAGCTTTTATATGGTAGAGATTACATTCCCTAATGGTTTGGTAACTAACTACGATAACAAGCTGCAAATGCAAAGTCAGTTAATGGGGCAGGCCGAAATTATTACCGAAGATCTGCGTTTGATCCAGCGAATTTTTAATCCATTAAAATCGCTGTGGAAAGAACGGATCAAACAACAGTAA
- a CDS encoding peptidase domain-containing ABC transporter, producing MSKFPFYQQFDAMDCGPTCLRMVAKYYGKHYTTEFLRENSYITREGVSLLGISDAAEAIGMRSMGVKITFQQLKKEAPLPCIVHWGQEHFVVVHQFKKGKVCVADPAFGRVEYTEKEFCEKWISTVSGGEEKGICLLLQPTPDFYQSEDDKVKRTGFQFVFNYLKPYKKLVIQLILGFLLGSCIQLVLPFLTQSVVDIGINNQDIGFIYLVLIAQLVLFISRMSVEFIRSWILLHISTRINISIISDFLIKLMKLPLGFFDSKMIGDILQRIEDHDRIERFLTAQSIGVLFSVFSLVVFAIVLAIYSWKIFFIFIIGSALYFVWIYVFMKRRRELDFKRFSKLSENQSKLIQIINGMQEIKLNNYEKQKRWEWERVQAGLFKVSVKSLSLQQYQDAGSVFINETKNILIIIISATAVVNGQLTLGMMLAIQYIIGQLNTPLRQLINFMHTAQDAKISLERLAEIHEKKDESEAGKSYVRNLPENKGILVNDLVFQYEGPRSPKVLNNINLEIPEKKTTAIVGTSGSGKTTLIKLLLGFYPPIAGDIKIGGTRLANYSPQMWRDNCGVVMQDGFIFSDSIAKNIVVNDELVDQERLLNAVKMANIQDYIEALPLSYNTKIGQEGVGLSQGQKQRILIARAIYKSPEYLFFDEATNALDANNEKMIMENMDKFSAGKTVVVVAHRLSTVKNADQIIVLETGEIVERGTHEELIAKQGKYYQLVKNQLELGN from the coding sequence ATGTCAAAGTTCCCGTTTTATCAGCAATTTGATGCAATGGATTGCGGCCCTACGTGCTTGCGTATGGTGGCTAAATATTATGGGAAACATTACACCACCGAATTTCTTCGCGAAAACTCTTACATCACCCGCGAAGGTGTGTCGTTACTGGGAATCAGCGATGCTGCCGAAGCAATCGGGATGCGCTCGATGGGAGTGAAAATTACTTTTCAGCAGTTAAAGAAAGAGGCTCCATTACCTTGCATCGTGCATTGGGGACAGGAACATTTTGTTGTTGTTCACCAGTTTAAAAAAGGGAAAGTTTGTGTGGCGGATCCGGCTTTTGGACGGGTTGAATATACTGAAAAGGAGTTTTGCGAAAAATGGATATCAACCGTTTCCGGTGGTGAAGAAAAAGGAATTTGCCTGCTTTTACAGCCCACCCCCGATTTTTACCAGAGTGAAGACGATAAGGTTAAACGTACCGGATTTCAGTTTGTATTTAATTATCTGAAACCTTACAAAAAACTGGTAATTCAGTTGATACTAGGGTTTTTGTTAGGGAGCTGTATTCAGCTGGTATTGCCGTTTTTAACACAAAGCGTTGTCGATATTGGTATCAATAATCAGGATATTGGTTTTATCTACCTGGTTCTTATTGCGCAATTGGTTTTATTCATTAGCAGGATGTCGGTTGAGTTTATCCGATCGTGGATTTTGTTGCACATAAGTACACGTATTAATATATCCATTATTTCTGATTTCCTGATCAAGCTGATGAAATTGCCGCTGGGCTTTTTCGATTCGAAAATGATCGGCGATATATTGCAGCGTATTGAAGATCACGACCGGATTGAGCGTTTTTTAACGGCACAGTCAATCGGAGTGTTATTCTCTGTTTTTAGCCTCGTGGTTTTTGCCATTGTTCTCGCCATTTACAGTTGGAAAATATTTTTCATATTTATAATTGGTTCTGCTCTTTACTTTGTCTGGATATATGTATTTATGAAGCGCCGACGCGAGTTGGATTTTAAACGTTTTAGCAAACTTTCCGAAAATCAGAGTAAACTCATCCAGATCATTAACGGGATGCAGGAGATAAAACTCAACAACTACGAAAAACAAAAACGCTGGGAGTGGGAGCGTGTTCAGGCCGGTTTGTTCAAGGTTAGTGTAAAGAGTTTGTCGCTGCAGCAGTACCAGGATGCCGGTTCGGTATTTATAAATGAAACAAAAAACATTCTTATCATTATCATTTCGGCCACTGCGGTTGTAAATGGTCAATTAACACTTGGTATGATGCTGGCCATACAATATATAATAGGTCAGTTGAATACGCCCTTGCGTCAGTTGATTAATTTTATGCATACCGCGCAGGATGCCAAGATTAGTTTGGAGCGCCTGGCAGAGATCCATGAGAAAAAAGATGAGAGTGAAGCCGGTAAGTCGTATGTGAGAAATTTACCTGAAAATAAAGGAATATTGGTTAACGACCTGGTTTTTCAGTATGAAGGGCCACGTTCGCCAAAGGTTTTGAATAATATCAATCTTGAAATTCCTGAAAAGAAAACAACAGCCATTGTAGGAACCAGTGGCAGCGGAAAAACTACATTAATAAAATTGTTGCTTGGTTTTTACCCGCCGATTGCAGGTGATATTAAGATTGGTGGAACACGATTGGCCAATTATTCGCCGCAAATGTGGCGCGACAACTGTGGCGTGGTCATGCAGGATGGTTTTATATTTTCCGACAGTATTGCGAAAAACATTGTGGTGAACGATGAGCTTGTTGATCAGGAGCGTTTGTTGAATGCCGTTAAAATGGCCAACATACAGGATTATATTGAAGCATTGCCTTTGAGTTACAATACAAAAATAGGGCAGGAAGGTGTTGGTTTGAGTCAGGGCCAGAAACAACGGATACTGATTGCCCGGGCGATTTATAAATCGCCGGAGTACCTGTTTTTCGATGAGGCAACCAATGCGCTTGATGCCAATAACGAGAAAATGATCATGGAGAATATGGACAAGTTCTCGGCCGGTAAAACAGTGGTGGTGGTGGCGCACCGTTTAAGTACGGTGAAAAATGCCGATCAGATTATTGTACTCGAAACAGGTGAAATTGTTGAACGCGGAACACACGAAGAACTGATTGCAAAACAAGGGAAATATTATCAACTGGTGAAGAATCAATTGGAATTGGGGAATTAA
- a CDS encoding response regulator transcription factor, producing the protein MKILIIEDEIALSDAIFQYLTDEGYVCETAYDYNTAAEHIEIHFYDCILVDINLPGGSGLDLIRQIKKDNKKMGIIIISARDSVENRIEGLEIGADNYLTKPFHLAELNAHLKSINRRINFDGDNHILVNEIKILPDSHQVFVNDKELQLTKKEYELLQFFVANKNKVITKTGLAQHLWGDYMDIADSYDFIYGHIKNLRKKLIKKGCTDYIKTIYGVGYKFDTEQ; encoded by the coding sequence ATGAAGATTCTTATTATAGAAGACGAAATAGCTCTATCCGACGCCATTTTTCAGTACCTGACCGATGAAGGTTATGTGTGCGAAACAGCCTATGATTATAACACGGCGGCCGAACATATTGAAATCCATTTTTACGATTGTATTTTAGTGGATATAAATTTGCCGGGCGGCAGTGGGCTCGATCTCATCCGACAGATAAAAAAGGACAATAAAAAAATGGGGATCATTATTATTTCGGCACGCGATTCGGTGGAAAACAGAATTGAAGGGCTTGAAATTGGTGCCGATAATTACCTTACAAAACCTTTTCACCTGGCCGAATTAAATGCCCACCTAAAATCGATTAACCGGCGCATAAATTTCGATGGCGACAATCATATACTCGTTAACGAAATAAAAATCCTGCCCGACTCGCACCAGGTTTTTGTAAACGACAAGGAATTACAACTCACAAAAAAAGAGTACGAACTGCTTCAGTTTTTTGTGGCCAACAAAAACAAGGTGATTACCAAAACCGGATTGGCACAACACCTTTGGGGCGATTACATGGACATTGCCGATTCGTACGATTTTATTTACGGACACATAAAAAACCTGCGCAAAAAACTGATAAAAAAAGGATGCACCGATTATATAAAAACCATTTACGGTGTTGGATATAAATTCGATACAGAACAATGA
- a CDS encoding HAMP domain-containing sensor histidine kinase translates to MKLLTKISLNFLSISLFIFLVGLIAFYFLLRQQVNQNINVELQKRQTSIQNELKSAHSTTTTPTDFEKKVEITPIPASQNPVEGYSDTLIVNSETGAYTAYRQLQFVSEIGGQKYLVKIFKSHAETDNLMVRIILSMTLLVVALILGLLILNRHISQKTLKSFYDTINKIKKYDLNTHEDFQLKESDIEEFNELNKVLTSMTERIKDDYFNLKEYTENASHELQTPIAVIISKMELLLQSDCMQEKELKTISDAYEASNRLSRLTNTLLLLSKIGNRQFPEVKKVDLTQIIDTQLSFLEDVIASKKISVESPDKAYFVEMNPYLADILIANLLKNAIRHNHKNGSISITTNEKQLTIANSGEKIQGTADDIFKRFYKSSSSDHSVGLGLAIVQKICEVSGFKALYSYENNLHNFSIIFHPETNNFEA, encoded by the coding sequence ATGAAACTACTCACCAAAATAAGTCTCAATTTCCTCTCCATTTCACTTTTCATTTTTCTGGTAGGGCTTATCGCTTTTTATTTTTTACTCCGCCAACAGGTTAACCAAAACATAAATGTTGAGTTGCAAAAACGGCAAACCAGCATTCAGAATGAATTAAAATCGGCACACTCAACTACAACGACACCAACCGATTTTGAAAAAAAAGTTGAAATAACTCCGATTCCCGCTAGTCAAAATCCGGTTGAGGGTTATTCCGATACGCTTATTGTGAACAGCGAAACGGGCGCTTACACCGCTTACCGTCAACTACAGTTTGTCTCGGAGATTGGCGGACAAAAATACCTGGTAAAGATCTTTAAATCGCACGCTGAAACCGACAACCTGATGGTGCGCATTATTTTATCGATGACACTGCTGGTTGTTGCCCTCATTTTAGGTTTGCTGATATTAAACCGGCACATTTCGCAAAAAACACTAAAATCGTTTTACGACACCATCAACAAAATCAAAAAATACGACCTGAACACCCACGAGGATTTTCAGTTGAAAGAAAGCGATATCGAGGAATTCAATGAGCTAAACAAGGTTTTGACTTCGATGACCGAGCGCATAAAAGACGACTATTTCAACCTGAAAGAATACACCGAAAATGCCTCGCACGAGCTGCAAACACCAATTGCCGTAATCATTTCAAAAATGGAGCTTTTGCTTCAGTCTGATTGTATGCAGGAGAAAGAACTAAAAACAATTAGTGACGCATACGAAGCCTCCAACAGACTTTCGCGCCTCACCAACACTTTGCTGTTACTTTCAAAGATTGGAAACCGTCAATTTCCTGAAGTGAAAAAGGTCGATTTAACACAAATCATCGACACTCAACTTTCTTTTCTCGAGGATGTTATAGCAAGCAAGAAGATTTCGGTGGAAAGTCCGGACAAAGCATATTTTGTTGAAATGAATCCATACCTGGCCGACATCCTGATTGCCAATCTGTTAAAAAATGCGATCCGCCACAATCACAAAAACGGTTCTATTTCGATAACGACTAACGAAAAGCAGCTAACAATTGCCAACAGCGGCGAAAAAATTCAGGGAACTGCCGACGATATTTTTAAACGATTTTACAAATCATCATCATCCGACCATTCGGTTGGATTAGGGCTTGCTATCGTTCAGAAAATATGCGAGGTATCGGGTTTTAAGGCCCTTTATTCTTATGAGAATAACCTGCACAATTTTAGCATTATTTTTCATCCGGAAACAAACAATTTTGAAGCCTGA
- the hemA gene encoding glutamyl-tRNA reductase codes for MIGLLGLNHKTAPIKVREKFVFCEEDVKRFVPQLIDAGINGAIVVSTCNRTEIYFDYPEKDIFDCTSTLAKMLFDWRKADKSVGAHFYHKFQDEASQHLFRVASGLDSMALGEYQIVGQLKDAFAIAYKYELHTPTLIRLFNKAFEAGKKVRTETALSKGAVSISYAAVELANKKLHNLSSHPTLFLGAGQTGELTLQNMLKKGCNKFTIINRTAEKAEELAKRYKGVAKEFSELQNELVHNDIVITSTASKKPLITKEMVEQVMIERQNKPMFFVDLSVPHNVAPDIAEIENVFVNDIDDLNAVVDKTFDIRKGEIEKAEAIIAEFVSDFSDWQHTRNLTPTFQNISDNFKKINEAELEGFIKRQLKDNSEEASMYADHITNKFIRLMIKNVKSITDNGRKKEYIELVNDLFKLAP; via the coding sequence ATGATAGGATTACTTGGATTAAACCACAAAACTGCTCCGATAAAAGTTCGCGAGAAATTCGTTTTTTGCGAAGAAGATGTGAAGCGTTTTGTGCCGCAATTAATCGACGCAGGAATAAACGGTGCAATCGTTGTTTCGACATGCAACCGTACCGAAATATATTTTGACTACCCGGAAAAAGACATTTTTGATTGTACATCAACATTGGCAAAAATGCTTTTTGATTGGAGAAAAGCGGATAAAAGTGTGGGGGCACATTTTTACCACAAATTCCAGGACGAAGCTTCGCAACATTTATTTCGTGTAGCATCGGGCCTCGACTCGATGGCGCTGGGCGAATACCAGATTGTTGGCCAGCTGAAAGATGCTTTTGCCATTGCCTACAAGTATGAGCTGCACACTCCAACGCTAATTCGCCTGTTTAACAAGGCTTTTGAGGCCGGAAAAAAAGTAAGAACAGAAACCGCACTCTCAAAAGGAGCCGTTTCAATTAGCTACGCTGCCGTTGAACTGGCTAACAAAAAACTGCACAATCTTAGTTCGCACCCAACACTATTCCTTGGAGCTGGGCAGACAGGTGAACTCACACTGCAAAACATGCTGAAAAAAGGTTGCAACAAGTTCACCATTATTAACCGTACTGCAGAAAAAGCAGAAGAATTGGCGAAACGCTACAAAGGTGTGGCAAAAGAGTTTTCGGAACTGCAGAATGAATTGGTTCACAACGATATTGTAATTACATCAACCGCATCGAAAAAGCCACTTATTACAAAAGAGATGGTGGAACAGGTAATGATTGAAAGACAAAATAAACCAATGTTTTTTGTTGATCTTTCGGTACCGCACAACGTTGCACCGGACATAGCAGAAATCGAAAATGTTTTTGTTAACGATATCGACGATTTAAATGCCGTTGTGGATAAAACATTTGACATTCGTAAGGGTGAAATTGAAAAAGCAGAAGCTATCATTGCTGAGTTTGTTAGTGATTTTAGCGACTGGCAACACACCCGTAATCTGACACCTACTTTCCAAAACATCAGCGATAATTTTAAGAAAATTAATGAAGCAGAACTGGAAGGTTTTATCAAACGCCAGTTGAAAGACAACAGCGAAGAAGCATCGATGTATGCCGACCATATTACCAACAAATTTATCCGCCTGATGATCAAAAACGTTAAATCGATTACCGATAACGGGCGCAAAAAAGAATACATCGAACTCGTTAACGATCTGTTCAAGCTCGCTCCATGA
- the hemC gene encoding hydroxymethylbilane synthase, with protein sequence MKHIIRIGTRGSKLALYQAYRVKDELVQKFPEKQFEIVVIKTKGDKILDVPLSKIGDKGLFTKELEVAMFNDEIDMAVHSLKDLPTIFPEGTKLGAVLERGTVNDALVSKDHLELSELTSQHTIATSSLRRKAQLLRLNPDFNIVEIRGNVNTRIRKMNEGYCDAMIMAGAGLQRLEMDETITEILDTETMIPACGQGAIAIEIKDNDPEIEAIIAQINHKETMITSSAERVFLNTLEGGCQIPVGSTCKIEGNQVKITGFVASIDGSEFLKETASGPVENANELARNLANKLFNAGGKEILDAIRTENLPVTKTEFPLKDKVIISTRPADIHDDLPELLTKAGASVVSLPMIQIEQTQLSTVEEQSLQNLDQFQWVVFTSKNGVVSFFKQLIETLGNTTLPNNLKIAVIGKNTAAELDYYGYAPYFTANENSSDGLLKELKEKHNLQNQNILLALGNLAIDKLETELSKANSVTRINTYQTVKPLGADSKILDAISNDRYDLIVFTSPSTFNNFCQFYGTERISKVKMASIGETTSEAIRQGGAEPLITAECSNAEGLYKAINDYYQTK encoded by the coding sequence ATGAAACATATAATTCGCATTGGTACACGAGGCAGCAAATTAGCCTTATATCAGGCTTACAGGGTAAAAGATGAACTGGTACAAAAATTCCCTGAAAAGCAATTTGAGATAGTCGTTATAAAAACAAAAGGCGACAAAATTTTAGACGTCCCGCTGTCAAAAATCGGCGATAAAGGTCTTTTTACCAAAGAGCTGGAAGTAGCCATGTTCAACGACGAGATCGACATGGCGGTACACAGTTTAAAAGACCTTCCCACTATTTTCCCTGAAGGAACAAAACTGGGAGCTGTACTGGAAAGAGGCACCGTTAACGATGCACTGGTCAGTAAAGATCATTTAGAACTTTCGGAACTGACTTCGCAGCACACAATCGCAACCTCAAGTTTACGACGCAAAGCACAATTGCTACGCTTGAATCCGGATTTTAATATTGTTGAAATCAGAGGAAATGTAAATACGCGTATCCGCAAAATGAATGAAGGTTACTGTGATGCAATGATCATGGCAGGAGCCGGATTGCAACGTTTGGAAATGGATGAAACGATCACCGAAATTCTGGACACAGAAACCATGATACCGGCCTGTGGACAAGGTGCCATCGCCATCGAAATAAAAGACAACGATCCGGAGATTGAAGCAATTATTGCACAAATCAATCATAAGGAAACGATGATAACAAGTTCGGCAGAACGTGTGTTTCTGAATACTTTGGAAGGCGGTTGCCAGATTCCGGTGGGAAGCACTTGTAAGATTGAAGGTAACCAGGTAAAAATTACAGGTTTTGTTGCCAGCATCGATGGAAGTGAGTTTTTAAAAGAAACAGCAAGCGGACCGGTTGAAAATGCCAATGAATTGGCAAGAAATCTGGCCAATAAATTATTTAATGCCGGCGGTAAAGAAATTCTTGATGCCATTCGCACAGAGAATTTACCTGTTACAAAAACAGAATTTCCGTTAAAAGACAAGGTGATTATTTCTACTCGTCCGGCCGATATCCACGATGATCTTCCTGAGCTATTAACAAAAGCAGGTGCATCGGTTGTTTCGCTGCCAATGATTCAAATTGAGCAGACACAACTTAGTACTGTAGAAGAACAATCTTTACAAAATCTCGATCAGTTTCAGTGGGTAGTTTTCACCAGCAAAAATGGCGTTGTAAGTTTCTTTAAACAGCTGATCGAAACACTGGGCAATACCACTTTGCCCAACAATTTAAAGATTGCCGTAATCGGTAAAAACACTGCAGCCGAATTGGATTATTACGGTTATGCACCTTATTTTACTGCAAACGAAAATTCATCAGACGGCCTGTTAAAAGAACTAAAAGAAAAGCACAATCTGCAAAACCAAAATATTCTGCTGGCACTCGGAAACCTGGCTATTGATAAACTGGAAACCGAATTGTCGAAAGCAAATTCAGTTACCCGCATAAATACTTACCAAACGGTAAAACCATTGGGAGCTGATTCAAAAATATTGGATGCGATTTCGAATGACAGGTACGATCTGATCGTATTTACAAGCCCATCCACTTTTAATAATTTCTGCCAGTTTTATGGCACTGAAAGGATTTCAAAAGTAAAAATGGCCAGTATTGGTGAAACAACTTCAGAAGCCATCCGCCAGGGTGGTGCCGAACCACTGATTACTGCAGAATGTTCAAATGCAGAAGGGCTTTACAAAGCAATAAATGACTATTATCAAACCAAATAA
- the hemB gene encoding porphobilinogen synthase, which yields MLFPETRLRRLRYNSVLRDMVTETKLSVDDLVMPLFVCAGTNVRNPISSMPGNFQLSVENLVEECKEVVASGVKAVLLFGIPAEKDEDGTVACQHNGIVQQAIRAIKAELPDLYIIADVCNCEYTTHGHCGTIIDGDVDNDTTLETLAAQSVSLAEAGADMIAPSDMMDGRVGRIREALDENKFEKIPIMAYSAKYASGFYGPFREAAESAPKFGNRATYQMNPANSDEAIREVELDIAEGADIVMVKPALSFLDIIYRVKTEFKMPTAAYNVSGEFSMLKAAEEKDWIDGPRVMMEILTSIKRAGADIIITYSAVDAAKILNGIKG from the coding sequence ATGCTATTTCCTGAAACAAGATTAAGAAGATTAAGATATAATTCGGTTTTACGCGACATGGTAACCGAAACAAAACTATCGGTTGACGATTTGGTGATGCCACTTTTTGTTTGTGCCGGAACCAACGTTCGCAACCCGATCAGCTCAATGCCGGGCAATTTTCAATTGTCGGTTGAGAACCTGGTTGAGGAATGTAAAGAGGTTGTCGCATCAGGAGTGAAAGCCGTCCTTTTGTTTGGTATTCCTGCCGAAAAAGACGAAGACGGAACAGTTGCCTGTCAGCACAACGGCATTGTACAGCAAGCCATTCGCGCAATAAAAGCAGAACTTCCTGATTTGTACATTATTGCCGATGTGTGTAACTGCGAATACACTACGCACGGACATTGCGGAACTATAATTGACGGCGATGTGGATAACGACACCACGCTTGAAACACTGGCCGCGCAGTCAGTTTCGCTGGCCGAAGCCGGTGCCGATATGATCGCTCCGAGCGACATGATGGACGGTCGTGTTGGACGTATCCGTGAAGCACTGGACGAAAATAAATTCGAGAAAATTCCAATAATGGCGTACTCCGCTAAATATGCATCGGGTTTTTACGGGCCATTTCGTGAAGCTGCCGAAAGCGCACCAAAATTTGGCAACCGCGCCACTTACCAAATGAACCCGGCTAATTCAGACGAAGCCATTCGCGAGGTAGAACTCGACATTGCCGAAGGTGCCGACATTGTTATGGTAAAACCGGCGCTCTCGTTCCTCGATATTATCTACCGCGTAAAAACAGAATTCAAAATGCCAACAGCTGCCTATAATGTTAGTGGCGAGTTCTCGATGCTAAAAGCAGCCGAAGAGAAAGATTGGATTGACGGGCCGCGCGTGATGATGGAAATTCTTACCTCAATTAAAAGAGCCGGTGCCGATATTATTATTACGTATTCAGCTGTTGACGCAGCGAAAATTTTGAATGGAATAAAAGGATAA